ACCAGGCGTCCTTAAAGCCAGAAAAAAGATGGTTATATCGGCTGCTCTTTCGGCACTAATGATGACCATGATGGCTTTGCATATGTTTGTAACACCAATTCCGGGCTATTTGCTATTGACGGTTCTGATCGGTCTTCCGGTGGTGTTTATCAATGGGTGGCACGTACATAAAGCTGCTTTCAATGCCCTTAGGCGCAAACGTCCCAATATGGATGTATTGGTATCTTTGGGGTCACTTCCACCCTTTTTGGTTGGCCTTTTGGGGTTTTTCTATCCAATCCAGACCTTTATTGAGATGGCGACAACAATCATGACTTTTCATCTTATAGGTAAATACCTTGAAACCCGGGCAAAGGGCAGGGCCTCCCAGGCCATAAAAAAGCTGATTCAGATGGGGGCTAAAACCGCGCGGATTGTGGAAAACGGACAGGAACGTGAGGTGTCAACCGATAAGCTTGAGGTTGGTCACATAATGGTAATACGACCCGGTGAAAAGATTCCCACCGATGGGGTCGTGGTTGAAGGCTCATCGCTGGTAGATGAATCGATGGCAACAGGTGAATCGATGCCGGTGAAAAGGAAAACGGGGCAGCAGGTAATTGGCGCGACAATCAATAAACAGGGAATGCTGAAGGTCAAAGTAACCAAAGTGGGAAGTGAGACCTTTCTTTCGCAGGTAATAAAGATGGTAGAGCAGTGTCAGGGCTCAAAAGTTCCCATACAGGAGTTTGCCGACAGGATCACAGGGTATTTTGTACCGGCAATAATTATACTTACCGGGCTTACATTTCTGTCGTTTCATCTGTTTCCAGGCTTTCATCTTGCCATAATCCAATGGGGAGCAACATTTCTGCCGTGGGTAAATCCTGAACTATCAATCTGGACACTATCATTTATCACCGCAACTGCAGTACTTGTGATTGCCTGTCCCTGTGCTTTGGGGCTTGGTACCCCGACTGCACTGATGGTTGGAAGTGGTATGGGGGCTGAACGGGGAATACTGATACGAAACGGGGAAGCGGTTCAGACACTTAAAAATATTCGTATCATCGCTTTTGATAAAACCGGTACCCTTACCAAGGGAAAACCTGAAGTCACCGACATTGTGCCTGCCGACGGGTCCGATACCAGAGAACTGCTCTATTATACCGCAAGTGTTGAACACGCCTCAGAGCATCCTTTATCTCAATCGGTTTTGCAAGCAGCATCACAGAAGGGAATAGAACTCGGTCGTGTGGAAAACTTCTCCGCCATTTCGGGGATGGGAGTACACGGTGCGGTAGATGGTAAAGAGGTTCTGGCCGGTAATGAAAAGCTGATGGATCATTACGGTATACATTATTCTCAACTCACTCAAAAACTCCGCACGCTTGAGAGTGAAGCAAAGACTGTAATGATTGTTGCTGTTGACAATAAACCATTGGGGCTGGTAGCCCTTGCCGATACTTTAAAGGAAGATTCTGTGCAGGCAATTAAATCTCTGGAGAAACGGGGTATAAAAACTGCGATTATAACCGGGGATAATGAAAGAACGGCTGCTGCCATAGCCAGAAAAGTTGGTATAAGTCGTGTTATTGCGGGAGTTATGCCGGAAGGTAAAGTTCAGGAGATCGCTTCTCTTCAAAAAGAGTTTGAGATGGTGGCGATGGTGGGTGATGGCATAAACGATGCACCAGCCATGAAACAGGCAAATGTTGGAATCGCCATAGGAACTGGCACCGATATAGCAATAGAGGCGTCTGATGTCACCTTGGTAAGAGGAGAGCTTAGTGCTGTACTTTCGGCGGTTAGGCTTTCCGAGGAGATCTTCTCTAAGATAAAACAGAATTTCTTTTATGCATGGGTTTATAATGCCATTGCTATACCGGTGGCTATGCTTGGTTTGCTCCATCCAATGATTGGAGTAGCTGCCATGTCTATGAGTTCACTGAATGTGGTGTATAACTCCCTTGGGCTTAAAAAGAAGACTATATAGAGGGGCCCAGGGCTATAAATATGTTGTGCTCAACGGATAATAATGATATAGTAATGGAACGCAATGCAAAGAACCCTTTTGGTAAGAGGATTCAATGGTAAGGAAAATTGTAATCGGTGTATTTATTTTTGTGCCAGTACTAATTCTTGTTGCCGGAGGTGTTTTTTATGCTCGTCTGGGCCAAATGGGGCGGGCTTTAAAAGTTGAGTATGAACGAATCGCTCCGGTCGATCTTGAGGGAATCGGAAACGGTACTTACAAGGGGAGTTTTGGAGTGTTTCTGGTGCATGTCGATCTTGAGGTAACAGTGTCGGAGGGCAGGATAACCGGTATAGATGTTATTGAACAAATAAGCGGCCCGGGATATGAAGCTCTCGAAACGGTCGATCGGATAATAGAGGCTCAGTCCCCAAAAGTTGATGCGATCACCGAGGCCACAGGGAGCAGTATCTGTATTATGGCTGCAACACACAACGCGCTGATAGCACAAAAAGAGAGCACTGTAGCTCAACACTAAAACACAGGAACGATTTTCCGCAATAAACTAGTGTAGCGAAATATCCTTAGAACTGCTCAGGGCTGCACACTTAAGAACAATTCGAATCTTTATTATTGAAGTGGACTATTGTATTTTCCAAATATCACTAAAACGTAAATTATGGAGAATAAGGATGCTTAAAAAAGGGTTAATCATTGCCGGTATTCTTCTACTGATACTTTTGGTTGCAGCCGGTGGTTTCCTTTGGCGCTTAAGGAGCATGTATAACAATTTTGAAGCTGAATACCAGACGATTACGCATGTGAATCTTCAGGAAGTAGCAGATGGTGTATATGAAGGAAGTTTTGGTGACTTTTTAGTGCATGTTGATCTGCAGGCAACTGTTTCAGGACATAAAATTACACAGTTAGAGATTATACATCAGGAATCCGGAGCTGGTTATGAAGCACTGGAAACTGTTGATCGGATTATTGAAGCTCAGTCTCCCCGGGTCGATGCGGTTACCAAAGCTACAGGAAGCAGTATTTGCATAATGGTAGCGACCTACCGGGCCCTTGTGGGTGAAAGTGAACGGTAAGGATAGTTGAACCGTTCACCTTTTGCTCAGGAGTAGATAAACTACATAGTAGTTCACCCGCCATAAAAAGACCATCCGGTTTTCAAATGCGCATCTCAGGTACAGTATGTGCAATTACTAATTATGTCTCTTGTATATGATTTCAAAAAAAGTGTCAAAGGAAGGGCCAAATGATAAGGAAAACTGTATACCTGATCATAGCATTGCTTCTTTTGGTTGGAAATGTACATTCAGAGCTGATTATTGTGGATGATTTGGTAGTGTATGACTCCGAAGCCGATCGATACTGGTATCGCTACGGAACCTATTATCAGGGACTACCGGACTTCTCGATTAGAGACTACTACTCCCTCTCAGAAGCAGTGGAAGCCATGAATCATGACCCCGCACTTAGCAATCACCGATGGGATGAGTGGTATGTGGCAGGAAAAGAGGAGATTAATTCACTTCTTCAAAATGAAC
This portion of the Chitinispirillales bacterium ANBcel5 genome encodes:
- a CDS encoding heavy metal translocating P-type ATPase, which gives rise to MGQQRKINGDAGNESAVQRMDLSIEGMSCASCALNIEKELGKVDGVKNASVNFATQKAFVEFRPEKVTSNEIIRQVEKSGYSVGEYGTEDARTLSFKVGGMSCTSCAATVEKTLNAIAGVRNATVNFASERVTISYQPNSVTLSDLKKAVSDAGYTIVEESETEGLKEEPGVLKARKKMVISAALSALMMTMMALHMFVTPIPGYLLLTVLIGLPVVFINGWHVHKAAFNALRRKRPNMDVLVSLGSLPPFLVGLLGFFYPIQTFIEMATTIMTFHLIGKYLETRAKGRASQAIKKLIQMGAKTARIVENGQEREVSTDKLEVGHIMVIRPGEKIPTDGVVVEGSSLVDESMATGESMPVKRKTGQQVIGATINKQGMLKVKVTKVGSETFLSQVIKMVEQCQGSKVPIQEFADRITGYFVPAIIILTGLTFLSFHLFPGFHLAIIQWGATFLPWVNPELSIWTLSFITATAVLVIACPCALGLGTPTALMVGSGMGAERGILIRNGEAVQTLKNIRIIAFDKTGTLTKGKPEVTDIVPADGSDTRELLYYTASVEHASEHPLSQSVLQAASQKGIELGRVENFSAISGMGVHGAVDGKEVLAGNEKLMDHYGIHYSQLTQKLRTLESEAKTVMIVAVDNKPLGLVALADTLKEDSVQAIKSLEKRGIKTAIITGDNERTAAAIARKVGISRVIAGVMPEGKVQEIASLQKEFEMVAMVGDGINDAPAMKQANVGIAIGTGTDIAIEASDVTLVRGELSAVLSAVRLSEEIFSKIKQNFFYAWVYNAIAIPVAMLGLLHPMIGVAAMSMSSLNVVYNSLGLKKKTI
- a CDS encoding FMN-binding protein, translated to MVRKIVIGVFIFVPVLILVAGGVFYARLGQMGRALKVEYERIAPVDLEGIGNGTYKGSFGVFLVHVDLEVTVSEGRITGIDVIEQISGPGYEALETVDRIIEAQSPKVDAITEATGSSICIMAATHNALIAQKESTVAQH